From a single Lolium rigidum isolate FL_2022 chromosome 7, APGP_CSIRO_Lrig_0.1, whole genome shotgun sequence genomic region:
- the LOC124678650 gene encoding uncharacterized protein LOC124678650 produces the protein MKDLVSCFSEHAVRISDVACSGSAAANAAAVAAATAGRPADGASAGASATAAMSGVTTVYRSRLSASGKDLLVDVTWSRSPDGPALSVAVHDATARHHSASAAAAPRHLHRRKGSGTFTAGSCVVGVFWDYASARYDGGPEPASGYYVAVVADAEFVLLLGDMSRGYVERLHGGIPVAASRMARRRERFVGCGRWSTRARFLDSGAEHEIGVGLDGDAEAWVAVDGRKVVQLRRLRWNFRGSHTLFLDGGAPVDITWDLHGWLFQPIDPSAASSSAVFTFHARGASETKLWTDDGAAITSGEQENEKPMSPAPARAKQQQNKEAAGAPPSGQGFCLLIQGFRSSSKIT, from the coding sequence ATGAAGGACCTCGTGTCCTGCTTCAGCGAGCACGCCGTGCGGATCTCCGACGTCGCctgctccggctccgccgccgccaatgcCGCCGCGGTGGCCGCGGCGACGGCGGGGAGGCCAGCGGACGGTGCCTCCGCCGGAGCGAGCGCCACGGCGGCGATGAGCGGGGTGACCACCGTGTACCGCTCCCGCCTCTCCGCGTCCGGCAAGGACCTGCTCGTGGACGTCACCTGGTCGCGCTCCCCCGACGGGCCCGCGCTCTCCGTCGCCGTCCACGACGCCACCGCCCGCCAccactccgcctccgccgccgccgcgccgcgccaccTGCACCGGCGGAAGGGGAGCGGCACCTTCACGGCCGGCAGCTGCGTGGTGGGCGTCTTCTGGGACTACGCCTCCGCGCGCTACGACGGCGGGCCCGAGCCCGCCTCCGGGTACTACGTGGCCGTCGTCGCCGACGCCGAGTTCGTGCTCCTGCTCGGCGACATGAGCCGGGGCTACGTCGAGCGGCTCCACGGCGGGATACCCGTCGCCGCGTCCCGGATGGCGCGCCGCCGGGAGCGGTTCGTCGGGTGCGGGCGCTGGTCCACCAGGGCGCGCTTCCTCGACTCCGGCGCCGAGCACGAGATCGGCGTCGGCCTCGACGGCGACGCGGAGGCCTGGGTGGCCGTGGACGGCCGGAAGGTGGTGCAGCTGCGCCGCCTGCGGTGGAACTTCCGCGGCAGCCACACGCTCTTCCTCGACGGCGGCGCGCCCGTCGACATCACCTGGGACCTCCACGGCTGGCTCTTCCAGCCGATCGacccctccgccgcctcctccagcgccgTCTTCACCTTCCACGCCAGGGGCGCGTCCGAGACTAAGCTCTGGACGGACGACGGTGCCGCCATCACCAGCGGCGAGCAAGAAAACGAGAAGCCtatgtcgccggcgccggcgcgcgccAAGCAACAACAGAATAAGGAGGCAGCGGGAGCGCCGCCGTCGGGGCAGGGCTTCTGCCTGCTGATTCAAGGTTTCAGGAGCTCATCCAAGATCACTTGA